The genomic stretch CACCGTCGGCAGCACGATCAGCGTCCGCGAGGTCACGTTGCGAAAGTACGGCCTGGCCGACGAGATCGGCCTGGAGCGCGAGAAGACCCGGCGCGTGCTCAGCCAGGTCTGGAACGAGACCCACCCAACCGTTCTCGTTGCCGACAACGACGCGGCGATCTGCGGCCCGGACGGCTGCGCGGTTCCCGCCGACCACGCCTGATGTACACACCTGATCCACACGCCTGCCGGGCATCCGATCTCCGCATGTCCCCGGCGGTCACAACACGAAAGAGATCTCACTGTGCCCACTCTCGCCATCGTCGGCGCCGGCCCCGGCATGGGCCTGGCCATCGCCCGCACCTTCGGTAGCCGCGGCTTCGACGTCGCCCTGATCGCCCGCACCAAGGAGAAGCTGGAAACGCTGGTCGACCAGCTCGGCCAGGAAGGCATCACGGCCGCCGCGTTCCCCGCCGACGTCCTCGACCGCGCCTCACTGACCGATGCCCTGGACGCGGCCAAGGCCCGCTTCGGCGGCATCGAGGTACTGGAGTACTCCCCTGCCCCGCACGCCCGGGTGCCCGGCCTCACTCTGGCCGCTCCCTCGGAGGTCACGGTGGACAATCTGCAGCCGATGATCGAGTACGCCTTCTATGGCGCCATCACGGCGGCCCAGACGGTGCTGCCCGCGATGCGCGAGGCGGACGCCGGGACCCTGCTGTTCACCACCGGCGGCGGTTCCGTGGACCCGGTACCGATGTTCGGCAACGCCAACCCGGCCCAGGCAGCTCTGCGCAACTGGGTGCTCAACCTGAACAAGGAACTGGCGGGCAGCGGCGTGCACGCCGCCCACGTGGCGATCAACGTCTGGATCGGCGAGGGCGGCCAGGCGGGATTTCCGGCGGCCACGCCCGAGCAGATCGCTCCCCTGTACTGGGACCTGTACGAGAACCGCGACCGCTCCGAGGCCGTCTTCAACGCCTGACCAGCCGGCCCGGCCCGCTCCGGCGAGGGGTCATTCGCCCGCAGGCAGTCCGGCAGGAGAACACCAGCTTGCTGTCCCAGATGATCGCCGATCTGGAGGCCCGGCTCGCCGAGCCGGCAGCAGGCTGACCAGGACGGCCTTGGCGTCATGGCGGCCGTCCCCGGACCGCGCCGCACCCCCAAACCGGCCAGGAGCCCCGATCATGACCACGCTCGAACGCACCCTCGCCAAAGCGCTCACGGAGATCGTCATCAGGCTGGACCTCGGCGAGGACGACGCCCTCGCCGAGGTCTCGATGCAGCTGCTGGAGCCGGTGATCGCCCTCTTGCAGAGCCTGTCCGAGCAGGACCGGCGGGCACTCGCCGAGCTGATCAACCAGTGCGCGCAGGAGGAAACCGACCCTGAGCGGCATCTGACGGCCTGGGAAACGCCCGAAACCCTGGGTCTCCTGGTCTGAGGGCATCGCTGCTCAAAGCGTCCTGACCGACAGCGCACACTCCTGGGTCCGGCGGCGCGCGAGCTTCCCGCGAGTCCGCTGCGCCCGGCCCGCAGCGCCGAGGGTCTCCTAGCATGGGCAGTGAGGGGGATGGTCTGCATGCAGCTTCGCAGCACCGCCGCCGGGCTCATCATCGGAGCAGTCGTGGGTGTTCTGACTGGTGTTCCATCCGCAGCCTGGACACTCGCCCAGATGCCCGCCGACCCGCCGAGAACCGGCGAACATGACCGCATGATGGCCGACTGCCACCGGATGATGGGCATGGGTGAGCACATGGCAGGACAAGATTCGGCTCAGTGAAGCGGAGAGGGATCCACCACCCAAGCTCTGCACATCAAGATCCCGGTAACCATCACGTTGCTGGGATCTTGGCGCTTCCACCGGTCTTTCGCCCTAGCCCCACAGGCCGCCGGTGACGGAGCCGCGACTGCGACAGATCGGGACGAACCCTCCGCTCAACAATGACCACGCAAGCAGCCGCGGGCTGCCTCCTTGCCTTACGTGATTTACAGACCTTCAAGCGGCTGACCAGACGAGGTCCCTTCCGGCAGCAGTCATCACCTGGGTTTCCGCGGCGACTTCGTCGCGCGCGGATTGATCGCGATGCCTTGCCTCCGTCGGGGGGTGGTCCAACGATAGGTTTAAGTAAAATATCTCGCAAGATGTGTTAACTTCTGCGGTGATTTCTGGTAACAATACTCCTTACCAGCTCAACCCCTCCCTCTCCGGAGTATGGATTCCGTAGGTCATGACGCCGCGGAATCCGGGAGCTCCCGCCCTTCGTCGACACCCCCACCAGAACCCCGCCAGGGAAGGACCCCTCGTCATGCCATCGACCAGACATGCCCTCATCGCCGGCATAGCCGGCATAGCCGTCCTCGTCACCGGATGTGCCGGCGCCGGAGGCGGCAGCACATCCGGCGACGGCGGCGAGGGCGCGAGCATCAACGTCCTGATGGTCGGCAACCCGCAGATGGAAGACATCGCGAAGCTGACGAAGGACACGTTCACGAAGGACACCGGGATCACGGTGAACTTCACGATCCTTCCCGAGAACGAACTGCGC from Nonomuraea polychroma encodes the following:
- a CDS encoding SDR family NAD(P)-dependent oxidoreductase, with the protein product MPTLAIVGAGPGMGLAIARTFGSRGFDVALIARTKEKLETLVDQLGQEGITAAAFPADVLDRASLTDALDAAKARFGGIEVLEYSPAPHARVPGLTLAAPSEVTVDNLQPMIEYAFYGAITAAQTVLPAMREADAGTLLFTTGGGSVDPVPMFGNANPAQAALRNWVLNLNKELAGSGVHAAHVAINVWIGEGGQAGFPAATPEQIAPLYWDLYENRDRSEAVFNA